ATGCTGTAGCCGTAGATGGCCCACAGGATCATGATGAGCGAGAAGATGCCGGTACATTGCATCAGGACCGACAGCATGTTCTTCTTGCGCACCAGGCCGCCGTAGAACAGCGCCAGGCCCGGCAGCGTCATCAGGATCACGAAGGCTGTCGAAACCAGCAGCCACGCCGTGTCGCCCTTGTTGGGCACCGGCGTGGCAGCCGCCGGCGCCGATGCGGCCGCGGGTGCGGCGGCGGCCGGAGCGGCAGCAGCAGCCGATGCCGCGGCCGGCTCGGAAGCCGCGGCGGCAGCGGCGGGGGCCGATGCCTCGGCGGCCGGAGCGGATGCGGCCGGTTTGTCCTGAGCCGTGGCCGGCGAGGACATCACGGCGCCGGCAAGCGCCACGGCGACGGCCCCCGCCGTCAGAAATCGAGTGAACCAGGTTTTCATGTTTGTTGACCTCTTCCTTGGCTGGTTGGCGCTTACAGGGCGTCGCCGCCGGTCTCGCCGGTTCGAATGCGGATGACCTGCTCGACGTCGGTCACGAAGATCTTGCCATCGCCGATCTTGCCGGTGCGCGCGGATTTCTCGATCGCCTCGACGGCGCGCTCGAGCACGTCGTCGGGTACGGCCACTTCGATCTTCACTTTAGGCAGGAAGTCGACGATGTACTCGGCGCCGCGGTACAGCTCCGTGTGGCCCTTCTGGCGCCCAAAGCCCTTGACCTCGGTCACCGTGATACCCGACACGCCCACCTGGGACAATGCCTCGCGGACCTCGTCGAGCTTGAAAGGCTTGATGATGGCCATGATGAGTTTCATGCTGGATTCCTCCTCGGATAGCAGCGCGGGGGCGCCGCCTCGAATCGTTATTGGAAAGTCTTGGTGACCGATAGCAACGCGGTCGCCTTACCCATGTAGTTGCCGTGCGAGTTGGTATAGGCCAAGCGCGAGGCGTTGGTGTCGATGTACGCGAGCGATGCCGTCCAGCCGCTGCCGAAGTCCTTCGTCACGCCGATCTTCCAGTCGGCGTACGAAGCGCGCGGGTTCTGGTGCTTCACGTCCTGGTAGCCGACGTGCAGGTTCAGCGTCAGGCCCCAGAAGCCGGTGTCGAAGTTGCCCGACAGGTCGAAGTACTGGCTGTGGTGCGAATCGGCAAAGCCGAACAGGTTCGAGAACGCGTGCGAGTACTTGAAGGTAACGGGGCCGTAGCCGATCTGCGCGTAGCCTTCGGTGGTGTGCGGGCGCGTGAAGCCCTCGGGATAGCTGCCCGGGTAGTAGTACTGCAGCACGCCCACGTCGATCGGCACATTCTTGACGATCTCGGTCTTGTAGCCGCCGTAGAAATCCATCTCGATCGGCGCCGAAACGCTCGAGTTGGCGTCGCTCAGCCAGCTGATCGACGAGTTCCAGTTGCCCACATAGAAGCCCTCGGGCAGCAGGCCGGCAGGGATCGCATAGTCGAAGCCGCCCTGGATCGCCGGCTTGTTGTTGGACTGCATGATCCCGCGATAGCGGTACTGGCTGGCCAGCGTGACATTGGCCGTCAGCGCGGGCGCCGGAGCGGCGGCCGGCGCTTCGGCGGCAGGCGTGGTCTGGGCGAATGCGCTTTGTCCCACACCGGCAGCGGCACCGGTCAGCAGCAACAGGCCTGCTGCGTAAGCGAACTTCTTCATGACGACTCTCCCCCTTTAGAAAGGCGCAAATGGAACGTGAAGAACAGAAAAAAATCGGCGAGGGTTCTGCAACTGTCATGCCATGTCCATATATTCGCGCTAGGCGCTCTCCTCGGGTCCGGAACGGCCGAGCCCGGCAAGGCCGCTCCTTCGTCAATACACGGAAAATGGGGACGGACTGCTTCGAGAGAGGCCGGCACCCCGCCATCGGTTATTCCTGGCGGCTTTGTCAACGATGCCGTACGTGCGCATGGGCGTGCCGGAAGCGCTGTGATAGAGTGAATTGCATCCTGCGCGCCCTCTGACGCACGCGGCGCAACGTGCGGCAAGACCCAACCTGACCCTGTTTTTTCCACGCCGCCATTGCCGCATCGCAGCGAGCACCGGCCGTGTTTTCGTGTCGTTGCGTGCTACAGTCGCCGCTTTTCCGCAATCCGGCACCGAAAGCACGCAACCGCAGGCGCGGCGCGCACCATGGCATGGCAATTCCATCGCACAATTTAGGTGCATGCACCGGTTTGGCGCGGAAAGCCGACCCTCGGAGACTCTCATGAAACCCACCGATCTCTTTACCGACTTCCAGAACCGCGTGTCCGAGGCGCTGCGCAATTCGCCGGCCGCCGACATCGAGAAGAACGTCCGCGCGATGATGGCACAGGGCTTTTCGAAGCTCGACCTGGTCACCCGTGAGGAATTCGACGTCCAGTCCCAGGTGCTGGCCCGTACGCGCGCCCGGCTGGAAGAGCTGGAAACCCGCGTGGCCCAGCTCGAAGCGCAGTTGAAGACGAGCGAACCGGCTGCCACCGACCGCTGACCGTGGCCGCCCGCCGAGTTGCCGCACGCCGTGCCGGCCACCGCACCCGTGCTGCGGCGCACAGCGAAAACCGCCTTGTTCGGCTGGCGGAACTGATCTAGAACTCCGTTACGGGCCGCTGGCAAAACCCGGTAGGCGGTCAGGCCCGACACGAACTTGCGTGCGCCCGATCCGGGCCACGCGCAGGTACGGACAACGCAGCCGGGCGGGTTTTGCCAGCGGCTCTCTGGCGGCTCGCTGCCTGACGTAGGCCGCGAGCGATGCCATGGGAGAACGATCATGCGACATCGCCTCTACTTTCTGCTGCCGGACGTGGCGAGCGCCCGGCGCGTCATGAATGACCTTCTGCTGGCGCGCATCACCGAGCGCCATATCCACTTCGTCGCGCGCGAGGGCGCCGACCTCACCGGCCTGCACGAGGCCAACCTGCTGCAGACCTCCGACATCGTCCATGCCACGCAGAACGGCCTGGTGATCGGCGGCGGCGCAGGCATCATCGCCGGGGTGGTGGCGGCACTGTTCCCGGTGATCGGCGAAGGGCCCCAGTGGGGCATGATTGGCATCACGACCGTGCTGGGCGCGCTGTTCGGCGCGTGGGCATCGAGCATGATCGGCAGCTCGGTCCCGAACAGCCGGCTCAAACCGTTCAAGAAAGCGGTGGAGGAAGAGGGGCAGCTCCTGCTGATGGTCGATGTGCCGCGCTCGCGCGTGAGCGAGCTCCGCGCGCTGCTGCAGAAGACGCATCCGGAAGGCCATTTCAGCGGCGAAGAAGGCGCCATGCCGGCCTTCCCCTGAGCCGGCCTGTTGACTGGAACAGCCGGGGCCTGCGCCCCGGCTTTTTTGTTGTCCGGCGCCGCGCACTCAATCGTCAAATTTGAATACGTGATGCCGGCCCACCGGGAACGGCTGGCACAGTGACGGTTCGCTACCGTTGCACGCCGCTGCCCGATGCCTTTGTCCACCGCTGTTCGCCGTCCCCCTGCCTGCCGCGAGAGGGACACCCGATGAGTCTTGCCGTCCTGCGTTCACGGGCGCTGGCCGGCATCGACGCGCCGGCGGTATCGGTGGAGGTGCACCTGGCCAACGGACTGCCCTCCTTCACCATCGTCGGTCTGCCAGACACGGAGGTGAAGGAAAGCAAGGACCGCGTGCGCGCGGCCATCCAGAACAGCCGCTTCGAGTTTCCCGCGCGGCGCATCACCGTCAACCTGGCGCCGGCCGATCTGCCGAAAGAGTCGGGCCGCTTCGACCTGCCGATCGCCCTGGGCATCCTCGCCGCCAGCCGGCAGATTCCGCACACGCACCTGGACGCGCACGAGTTTGCGGGAGAGCTGTCGCTGTCGGGCGACCTGCGGCCGATCCGTGGCGCGCTGGCCATGGCATATGCGCTGTCGCGCCAGCCGGGGCCGCCCGATGGCGATGCGCCGCGCCCTCGCGCCTTTGTCCTGCCCACCGAGAATGCCGCCGAGGCGGCGCTGGTCAGCGGCACCCGGGTGCTGCCGGCGCACACGCTGAGCGAGGTCTGCGACCATCTGTCCACGCCCGACCGCAAGCTGGCGAGCGCCGTGCCCGCCCCAATCGGCGCCAGCGTCCACTATCCCGACCTGGCCGACGTACGCGGCCAGCCGCAGGCGCGCCGCGCCCTGGAAGTGGCAGCGGCCGGTGGCCACTCGATGCTGATGATCGGTCCGCCCGGCACCGGCAAGTCCATGCTGGCCCAGCGCTTTCCCGGCTTGCTGCCCGACATGAGCGACGACGAGGCGCTCTCCGCCGCCGCGGTGATGAGCCTGACCACGCGCGGTTTCGATGCGCAGCGCTGGAAGGTGCGTCCGTTCCGCGCGCCGCACCACACGGCGTCGGCGGTGGCGATGGTGGGAGGCGGCAACACGCCGCGGCCGGGCGAGATTTCGCTGGCGCATCAGGGCGTACTGTTCCTCGATGAATTGCCCGAATTCGAGCGCCGCGTGCTGGAGGTCCTGCGGGAGCCGCTGGAAACCGGCCACATCACCATCTCCCGCGCGGCGCACCAGACGGATTTCCCCGCCAGTTTCCAACTGATCGCGGCCATGAATCCGTGCCCGTGCGGCTATCGCGGGCATCCATTGCGCGCGTGCCGGTGCACGCCGGACCAGGTGGATCGCTATCAGGCCCGCCTCTCCGGCCCGCTGCTCGATCGCATCGACGTGCAGATCGAGGTGCCGACGCCATCGCAGGAGGAATTGCTCGATGGCCCGCCCGGCGAGCCGACCGCCGCCGTGGCCGCGCGCGTGGCGGCGGCGCATGCACGGCAACGGGCGCGCCAGGGCAAACGCAACGCACTGCTGGCCGGGCACGAGATCGATCTGCATTGCACGCGCACCGACGCTGCCGACAGCCTGCTGCGCCAGGCGATGACGCGCTTCTCGTGGTCGGCCCGCGCCTATGCGCGCGTGCTCAAGCTCGCCCGCACCATCGCCGACCTGGCGGGCGACGCGGCTGTCGATACGGCGCACGTTGGCGAAGCCATCCAATACCGGCGCGGCGTGAAAGCAGACTGACGCGCCGGGGAGCCCGCTTGCGGTCGGACATTTCTTTTCTAAATTGAAGTGCCCGCTGCACATTGCAGGGGCGGGCATCCGGGCGGCCAGCCTTCCTGCACCGCCCCATCACAACACCAAGAAATCCATCCAGGAGAAATGCAATGGTCGTGCGTAGAACGGTGCTGAAGGCAATCGCCGGGACAAGTGTCGCCACGGTATTCGCGGGCAAGCTGACCGGCCTCTCCGCTGTTGCGGCCGATGCCGCCCCGCTGCGCGTGCGGCGCAACCTGCATGGCATGAAGATGGACGACCCGGACCTGTCGGCCTATCGCGAGTTCGTCGGCATCATGAAAGGCAAGGACCAGACGCAGGCGCTGAGCTGGCTCGGCTTTGCCAACCAGCACGGTACGCTCAACGGCGGCTACAAGTACTGCCCGCACGGCGACTGGTACTTCCTGCCCTGGCACCGCGGCTTCGTGCTGATGTACGAGCGCGCCGTGGCCGCGCTCACCGGCTACAAGACCTTCGCCATGCCGTACTGGAACTGGACCGAAGACCGCCTGCTGCCCGAAGCCTTCACCGCCAAGACCTACAACGGCAAGACGAACCCGCTCTACGTGCCCAACCGGAATGAGCTGACCGGCCCCTACGCGCTCACCGACGCCATCGTCGGCCAGAAGGAGGTCATGGACAAGATCTATGCCGAAACCAACTTCGAAGTCTTCGGCACCAGCCGTTCGGTCGACCGCTCGGTCCGGCCGCCGCTGGTACAGAACAGCCTCGACCCCAAATGGGTGCCGATGGGAGGCGGCAACCAGGGCATCCTGGAGCGCACGCCGCACAACACCGTCCACAACAACATCGGCGCCTTCATGCCCACCGCCGCCTCGCCGCGCGACCCGGTGTTCATGATGCACCACGGCAATATCGACCGGGTATGGGCCACCTGGAACGCGCTGGGCCGCAAGAACTCGACCGACCCGCTGTGGCTGGGCATGAAGTTCCCCAACAACTACATCGATCCGCAGGGCCGGTACTACACGCAAGGCGTGAGCGATCTGCTGAGCACCGAGGCGCTGGGCTACCGCTATGACGTCATGCCGCGCGCCGACAACAAGGTGGTGAACAACGCCCGTGCCGAGCATCTGCTGGCCCTGTTCAAGACCGGCGACAGCGTCAAGCTGGCCGATCATATCCGGCTGCGCAGCGTGCTGAAGGGGGAACATCCGGTTGCCACGGCGGTCGAACCGCTCAACAGCGCCGTCCAGTTCGAGGCCGGCACCGTGACGGGTGCCCTGGGTGCCGATGTTGGTACCGGCAGTACCACCGAAGTCGTGGCCCTGATCAAGAACATCAGGATCCCCTACAACGTGATCAGCATCCGGGTCTTCGTCAACCTGCCGAACGCCAACCTCGATGTGCCGGAAACCGACCCGCACTTCGTCACCTCGCTCAGCTTCCTGACGCATGCGGCGGGACACGACCACCATGCCCTGCCGTCGACCATGGTGAACCTGACCGACACGCTGAAGGCGCTCAACATCAGGGACGACAACTTTTCGATCAACCTGGTGGCCGTACCCCAACCCGGCGTTGCCGTGGAGAGCAGCGGCGGCGTGACGCCCGAATCGATCGAGGTCGCCGTCATTTGATTGATGGATTGCCCAGGCGCGCGGCCTCGCCGCGCGCCATGCGAGGATGCCGATGTTCCATACCGCCCGCCGATGGTTCTTCCTGGCACTCTTTGCCGCGCCGCCCGCCGCATGGGCGGCAGGTGACATGTCCTCGCTCCCGCCCTTGCATACGCTGACATCGGAACAGCCCATCGTGGTCTGCCGGCAGTTTCCTGCCGAACAGATCGAGCGGCTCAAGGCCGGCGACAAGCAGCTCGTGCTCGTCGTCGAACATTACCAGCCGCCGCGCAACGCCAGTGCCGGCCTGTACGTCACCACCCCCAACCGCGCCGGCCGGAGTGCCGCGACCGCGCGGATCGGGATCTACCCCGACCAGCCTTCAGCCAACGCGCAGCAACGCTTCCTGCTGCACCCGAGCGAATATGCCGGCGCCGTCCAGACCGACCGCGTCTGCCTCAGTGTCGGCTTCTACCGCGAAACCGAGCTCCCGCGCGGCGGCAAGGCCAGCGTCGGCCTCGACCTCGCCGATACGCCGCGCTGATTGTCTTCGCGCCGCTGGCCTGGCGAGACCGGTTCGGCTGCGGTCCCGCACGATGCCGTCCGCCGCTTCACGAACAACGGCGCGGCACGCCGATGCTCGTCAGCATGCGCCGGAGAGCCGGCCCAGCTTGCGCAGCGCGCATCAGTACGGGTGGAAGCTGGCGAGAAACTGATCCACCTGCTCCTGCTGGCGGGTGTCGCGCGCGGCCTCTCCCGATTCCAGCACGACGGCCTGGTAGGCATGCCGGCCGGCAGCGACGATGCGAGCGGTCAGCCGGCGCGGCGCCGGATCGTCCCCACCCGTGCCCTGTGCCACCAGCTCCACGGCCGGCAGCGATACCGGCGGCTGTGCCGCGCTCTTGACGGCGATGTCGCGGGTGGCGACGTGGCCGCGCAGATTGCCGGCGAGCCCGGCACGCAGCGCGGCAACCGCGTTCTGGCGCCAGATCGGATCGTCCGCGGGCAGTTCCACCACGCCCACGGCAAACAGCGTTCCGTCGATGCTGGCAGCCTGCATCGTCATCGGCAGCCGCTGGCCGGCGATGATGACAGGGCGGGCCTCGGCGGTGGGCTTGCCCGGGTAGTCGACGCTGTAGCCGCCCTCGGCGGACTGCACCGTACGCCAGTCGTACCTGGGTGAACAGGCCAGCAACAGCGCACATGCCGACGCGCCCAGGGCACCGCTCCACCATCGCCTCGCCATGACCGCCACATCGCCTCCCGCGCGGGTTCAACCGGTTCGCAAGCGGACTATTATCGGACAGAGTCCATGTAACCGGCCGGTCCGTGACCGGAAAGCGCCATGCCGATCCCTACCGTCACCCTGCGCGCGCTGCGCGCCGACATCACCACCCTGGCGTGCGACGCCATCGTCAACGCAGCCAACAGTGCCCTGCTGGGCGGCGGGGGCGTGGACGGCGCCATCCACCGCGCCGCCGGACCGGAGCTGCTCGAGGCCTGCCGTGCCCTGCACGGCTGCCGCACCGGCCAGGCCAAGATCACACCGGGCTTCCTGCTGCCCGCGCGCTACATCATCCATACGGTCGGCCCCATCTGGCGCGGCGGCCGGCAGGACGAAGCGGCCCTGCTGGCGGCCTGTTATCGCAACAGCCTCGCGCTTGCCAAGCAGCATGACGTGCGCACCATCGCCTTTCCGTGCATCAGCACGGGCGTCTACGGCTTTCCGCCGCAGTTGGCCGCGCCGATCGCCGTGCGCACGGTGCGGGAGCACGGCGCCGACCTAGACGACATCGTGTTCTGCTGCTTCTCCGCGGCCGACCTTGCGCTCTACGAGACGGCGCTGAACGAGGCGAGGTAACTCCGGCATCTCAATGGACGAAACGCCGCAGCCGATCGGCGGCATCGGCTCGACCGGCCTACAATGGTGCCTTTCCCACCTTGATTCGCGGAGCGTTGCCGACATGGCCTCGTCCCTGACCTCCTCTCCGGACACCCCGCCCGCCGTCGGCGCGCGCCGCTGGCTGCTGCCGGTGATCGTGCTGGTGCTGGCCGCCGCCGGCTGGTTCGGCTGGCGCGCGTTCTCGCCGTCGCAGCAGGTGCCGGCCGCCAGCTTTACGCTGCTCGACGGGCAGAAGCTGTCCACGCGAGACCTTAAGGGCAAGGTTTACCTGGTGAACTTCTGGGCGACCAGCTGCGCCACGTGCGTCAAGGAAATGCCCAACATGATCCAGACCTACAACAAGTTCAAGGGCCAGGGCCTGGAGTTCGTCGCGGTGGCGATGCGCTATGACCCGCCGATGTACGTGATGAACTACAGCCAGACGCGCCAGCTGCCCTTCAAGGTGGCGATGGACGCCGATGGTGCCGCGGCCCGCGCCTTCGGCGACGTGCAGCTCACGCCCACCACCTTCCTGGTCGACCGCGATGGCCGCATCCTCAAGCGCTACGTGGGCGAGCCGGAGTGGGCCGCGTTCGAGACGCTGCTGCGGGACACGCTCGCCAAGCAGGCCTGACAGCCAGGCCAGCCCCCCGCCGAACGGCATTATGACGGAGTTACCCTTTGACTTTTCTGGGCGTACAGCTTAGGCCCAGCGCAGGCTCGCGAGGCCGCTCCATCCAACAGGAGCGGCCATTTTTTTTTGGCTTTCTGGGGTTGCGGTTGCCAAGACAGAGTGTTCTTGGCGCGGCGAGAGGTGACTTATTACCGGACAGCGTCCGGATGCCTTTGAGCCATTAGTTCGGTTCGGCTCAGGAGTTCGGAAGCGGGGCAGCCAAGGGCATCCGCAATTGAGAAAAGGGAATCGAGGGCAATTTTGCTCTGGCCACGCTCGACCAGCGAGACAAAATTTCGGTGAAGGTCCGCCATCTCGGCTAGCCGTTCCTGCGAAAGGCCCTT
The sequence above is a segment of the Ralstonia nicotianae genome. Coding sequences within it:
- a CDS encoding YifB family Mg chelatase-like AAA ATPase encodes the protein MSLAVLRSRALAGIDAPAVSVEVHLANGLPSFTIVGLPDTEVKESKDRVRAAIQNSRFEFPARRITVNLAPADLPKESGRFDLPIALGILAASRQIPHTHLDAHEFAGELSLSGDLRPIRGALAMAYALSRQPGPPDGDAPRPRAFVLPTENAAEAALVSGTRVLPAHTLSEVCDHLSTPDRKLASAVPAPIGASVHYPDLADVRGQPQARRALEVAAAGGHSMLMIGPPGTGKSMLAQRFPGLLPDMSDDEALSAAAVMSLTTRGFDAQRWKVRPFRAPHHTASAVAMVGGGNTPRPGEISLAHQGVLFLDELPEFERRVLEVLREPLETGHITISRAAHQTDFPASFQLIAAMNPCPCGYRGHPLRACRCTPDQVDRYQARLSGPLLDRIDVQIEVPTPSQEELLDGPPGEPTAAVAARVAAAHARQRARQGKRNALLAGHEIDLHCTRTDAADSLLRQAMTRFSWSARAYARVLKLARTIADLAGDAAVDTAHVGEAIQYRRGVKAD
- a CDS encoding helix-turn-helix domain-containing protein, coding for MDRITAFGQVVREARLAKGLSQERLAEMADLHRNFVSLVERGQSKIALDSLFSIADALGCPASELLSRTELMAQRHPDAVR
- a CDS encoding TorF family putative porin, which encodes MKKFAYAAGLLLLTGAAAGVGQSAFAQTTPAAEAPAAAPAPALTANVTLASQYRYRGIMQSNNKPAIQGGFDYAIPAGLLPEGFYVGNWNSSISWLSDANSSVSAPIEMDFYGGYKTEIVKNVPIDVGVLQYYYPGSYPEGFTRPHTTEGYAQIGYGPVTFKYSHAFSNLFGFADSHHSQYFDLSGNFDTGFWGLTLNLHVGYQDVKHQNPRASYADWKIGVTKDFGSGWTASLAYIDTNASRLAYTNSHGNYMGKATALLSVTKTFQ
- a CDS encoding TlpA disulfide reductase family protein, with translation MASSLTSSPDTPPAVGARRWLLPVIVLVLAAAGWFGWRAFSPSQQVPAASFTLLDGQKLSTRDLKGKVYLVNFWATSCATCVKEMPNMIQTYNKFKGQGLEFVAVAMRYDPPMYVMNYSQTRQLPFKVAMDADGAAARAFGDVQLTPTTFLVDRDGRILKRYVGEPEWAAFETLLRDTLAKQA
- a CDS encoding accessory factor UbiK family protein, whose translation is MKPTDLFTDFQNRVSEALRNSPAADIEKNVRAMMAQGFSKLDLVTREEFDVQSQVLARTRARLEELETRVAQLEAQLKTSEPAATDR
- a CDS encoding tyrosinase family protein is translated as MVVRRTVLKAIAGTSVATVFAGKLTGLSAVAADAAPLRVRRNLHGMKMDDPDLSAYREFVGIMKGKDQTQALSWLGFANQHGTLNGGYKYCPHGDWYFLPWHRGFVLMYERAVAALTGYKTFAMPYWNWTEDRLLPEAFTAKTYNGKTNPLYVPNRNELTGPYALTDAIVGQKEVMDKIYAETNFEVFGTSRSVDRSVRPPLVQNSLDPKWVPMGGGNQGILERTPHNTVHNNIGAFMPTAASPRDPVFMMHHGNIDRVWATWNALGRKNSTDPLWLGMKFPNNYIDPQGRYYTQGVSDLLSTEALGYRYDVMPRADNKVVNNARAEHLLALFKTGDSVKLADHIRLRSVLKGEHPVATAVEPLNSAVQFEAGTVTGALGADVGTGSTTEVVALIKNIRIPYNVISIRVFVNLPNANLDVPETDPHFVTSLSFLTHAAGHDHHALPSTMVNLTDTLKALNIRDDNFSINLVAVPQPGVAVESSGGVTPESIEVAVI
- a CDS encoding P-II family nitrogen regulator is translated as MKLIMAIIKPFKLDEVREALSQVGVSGITVTEVKGFGRQKGHTELYRGAEYIVDFLPKVKIEVAVPDDVLERAVEAIEKSARTGKIGDGKIFVTDVEQVIRIRTGETGGDAL
- a CDS encoding O-acetyl-ADP-ribose deacetylase, with product MPIPTVTLRALRADITTLACDAIVNAANSALLGGGGVDGAIHRAAGPELLEACRALHGCRTGQAKITPGFLLPARYIIHTVGPIWRGGRQDEAALLAACYRNSLALAKQHDVRTIAFPCISTGVYGFPPQLAAPIAVRTVREHGADLDDIVFCCFSAADLALYETALNEAR